The following nucleotide sequence is from Streptomyces brevispora.
GTGCTCGAACTCGGCCACCCCGGGGTGCAGATCGGTCGCCTCGTACGTGACGAGGGCCTGCCAGTCCCGCGGGTGGCGTGCCAGGTGGTCACCGAGCGCCTCGGACGCCCCGAGCACCCCGAGCAGCCGGTCCCGGAGGGGCTTGGCGGTGACGAGTGTGTCCAGCAGCATCTGCCGCTCGTCCGGCTCCTCCGCCTCCACGAGCCGTACGACGCCCCGCAGCGCCAGATCGGGGTCGGCGGTGGCCCCGAGCGCTTCGAGGAGGACGGGGTCGGAGCGTACGGAGGACAGGTCCGGCAGGTCGAGCAGCCGCTCGGCGGCGGACGGGTCGGTGAATCCGTGCCGAAGCAGTCGGGTGAAGGTACTGCTTCTGCGCCCCGGCAACGTCGTCATTCCGTGCTCTCTCCTGCTCGCCGCCCGATCACCTTCCAGCTGTACGAGCCTAGTCCCGCACCGATGAATACGGAGCGCGTGCGCGGTCTGCACTTCACAGGCGCGATCTCTTTCAGGACCCGACCGAGAGGCCCAGACCATGTCCGAAGCCAAGGCCGGCACCGAACCGGACACCGGCCCGACCGCCGAACTGGACGCCCGCTACAGCAGCTCGGACGCCGAGGTCCGCCCCTGGGCCGATGCGGCGAAAATCCTGACCGAGGCGGAGCTGTACTGGCTGACGACGGTCCGCCCGGACGGCCGTCCGCACGTCACCCCGCTGATCGGGGTCTGGTGGCAGGGGGCGCTGCACTTCTCCACCGGCGCCGACGAACGCAAGGCCCGCAATCTGGCAGCCAACACCGAGGTGGTCCTCACGACCGGCACCAACACCTGGGCGGAGGGCTTCGACGTGGTGGTGGAGGGCCGGGCGGAGCGGGTGACGGACGCGAGCCTGCTGACCGGCCTCGCCGAGGCCTGGGAGGCGAAGTACGGAGAATTCTGGCACTTCGACGTCCAGGACGGCATGTTCGTGGGTGCTCAGGGCAACCGGGCCCAGGTCTTCGCGGTGTCCCCGCGTACGGTCTTCGGCTTCGGCAAGGGCGACCCGTTCAGCCAGACCCGCTGGCGCATCGCCTGAGCCGCCCTGCCCGCCCCCTGCTCAGGGGGCGGGCAGGGTCCCGATCACGACGGTGGCGTACAGCTCGTCGGAGAAGACGACGCGCGGGGTCAGCCCGCTGCCGCCCACGGTCTCCACGGCACGTGCCGCCTGCCGTTCGCTCGTCTCGACCAGCAGGCTGCCGCCCGGTGCCAGCCAGTGCGGTGCCTCGGCGGCCACCCGCCGCATGACGTCGAGCCCGTCGCCGCCGCCGTCGAGCGCCACCAGCGGCTCGTGCACGCGCGCCTCCGCGGGGAGCAGTGCGACATCCCCGGTCGGTACGTACGGCACGTTGGCGAGCAGTACGTCGACGCGCCCGCGCAGCGAGTCGGGCAGCGGTGCGAAGAGGTCGCCCTCGTAGACCCGGCCCAGCTCGCCGAGGTTGCGCCGGGCGCAGCGCACTGCGGCGGGTTCGACGTCGGAGGCGTGGAGTTCGACCCCCTCCAGAGCCGCGGCGAGCGCGGCGCCGAGCGCGCCCGTACCGCAGCAGAGGTCGACCACGACGGCCGGGCTGGGGGCCACTTCCACGGCCTGCCGGACCAGGAACTCGGTGCGGCGGCGGGGGACGAAGACCCCGGCGTCCACGGCGATCCGCAGACCGCTGAACTCGGCCCAGCCCAGGACGTGTTCCAACGGGAGACCGGCGACGCGGCGCTCCACCATGGCGGCGAGTGCGGCCGGGTCGGCGGCGGTGGCGGTGATCAGTTCCGCCTCGTCCTCGGCGAACACGCAGCCGGCGGTCCGGAGCGTGGTGACGAGGGAGGAAAGGGCAGACGGTGACAGCGGGACCGGCATGAAGCGGAGCCTTTCGGGAAAACGCCGATGGGTGCTCCGCGGTCGGCTATGTCCGGTCGACCACGCGGTGAGGGGAGGTGAGCACCCAGCCTGATACAGCGGTAATGGGTCCCACCTCCTTCGGTACGTCCCCGTGCGGGGAGTCATTCGTTGGTGCGTCCCCGTGCGGGGACGCGTCACCCTACCCCAGTGGGGCCCCGGCCCTCCGGCTTTTTTGCCGTGCTGCCGGGAATCGGCGCGAGTCAGCGCTTCCCGGGCCGCCAGTCGTTGCCGCCGTCGACGAAGCGGTTGTGGACGGCGATCGATGAGTTGGCCGCCCGGACGTCCCGCGCCTGCGCGCTGTGCTGCCGTTCGATCTGCTGGCCGTCGAAATTGTCCGTGCGGCTTCGCCGTTCCCTCAGCATCAGCTTCACGATCAGGAAGACGATGACGATGAACAGCACCCCAGGCACCAACAAGACCTCAGTCATGGCTCCCCCGTCCACAGCGGTCCTTGCCGTCATTGTCGGTCGACCCGACAGGCGTAGTCAAACGGAATCGCACATGCCGGAGGGCGGGCGCCGTTCCCGGCACCCGCCCTCCAACTCCGGTTCCGCTGGCTACAGATCCACGCTGTCGCGCAGCTTGGTCGGGGTGAGGAACAGAGCGGCGATCACGCCGACGACCGAGATGGCCGCCGAGATCAGGAAGATGTGCCCCGTCGCGTCGCCGTACGCGGCCCGGACGACCTCACGGATCTCCGGCGGCATGGCTGCCACGTTCAGTGTGGAGCCGCCGGAGGACGAGGCCGCCGGGTCGACGCCGATCTTCGCGAGACCGGCCGTGATCTTGGTGGCGACCTGGTTGGCGAGCACCGCGCCGAGGACCGAGACGCCGATCGTGCCGCCGAGCGAGCGGAAGAAGGTGATCGCACCGCTGGCCGAGCCGAGTTCGCTGAGCGGGACGGTGTTCTGGAGGACCAGGACGAGGTTCTGCATCGACATACCGACACCGACACCGACCGCGAGCATGCCGGCCGAAACGAGAACGAGCGGCGTCTCGTGATCGATGGTGGACAGTCCCAGGAAGCCGAAGGTGAGGACGACGACGCCGGCGATGATGTACGGCTTCACCTTGCCGGTCTTCGACACCAGCCGGCCGGCCACGGTCGAGGAGAGCAGGACGCCGAACATCAGCGGAATGGTGAGCAGTCCCGCCTCGGTGGGCGAGTAGCCGCGTCCGATCTGGAAGTACTGGCCGAGGAAGACCGCACCGCCGAACATCGCCATACCGACCGCGAGGCTCGCGACGATGGCGAGGGCGGGGTCCCGGCGGCGTACGACATGGAGCGGGACGACGGGCTCCTTGACCCGTGCCTCGACGGCCACGGCCACGCCCAGGATCACGACGCTCGCACCGACCATGGCGGCCGTCTGCCAGGACAGCCAGTCGAAGTCGTTGCCGACGAAGGTGACCCAGAGGAGCAGCATGCTGACGCCGGCGGCGATGAGCGAGGCACCCAGGTAGTCGACCTTGGTCTCGGGACGCCGGATCTCGGTGAGGTGCAGGGTGCGGGTGAGCATCACGAAGGCGAGCAGCGTGAACGGTACGGCGATGAAGAAGCACCAACGCCAGCCGAGCCACGAGGTGTCGGTGATGAATCCGCCGAGCAGCGGGCCGCCGACGGTGGCGACGGCCATGACGCCGCCGAGGTAACCGTTGTAGCGGCCGCGCTCCTTGGGGCTGATCATCGCCGCGATGATGACCTGCACGAGCACCTGGAGCGCGCCCATGCCGATGCCCTGGAGGGCCCGGAAGGCGATCAACTGCTCGGTGGACTGGGCGAATCCGCAGGCGATCGACGAGACGACGAAGATGCCGATGGATATCTGGAGCAGCAGCTTCTTGCTGAACAGGTCGGCGAGCTTGCCCCAGATCGGCGTGGAGGCCGTGGAGGACAGCAGCATCGCGGTGACGACCCAGGTGTACTGCGACTGGGTCCCGTTGAGCGAGCCGATGATCTGCGGGAGCGCGACGGAGACCACCGTGCTGCTGGTCATCGCCACGAACAGCACGATGAGCAGACCGCTCAGCGCGCGCAGGATGTGACGGTGGTCCATGGGCGCGACATCGGTCGGCGCGGCCGTTTGAGCGCTCACGCGCAACCTCCGGGAGGTGTTCGAACAGGGAAGGAAGAAAGCAACGGCTCACCATACATGCCCAGTGGGCAATGTTGCGCATTGAGCAATAATGACCGGCGGGTAGATAATGGCCCCATGGAGCGCTCTATGGGACTGCGGGAACGCAAGAAGGAAGCCACCCGGCAGGCAGTGCACGAGGCGGCACTGCGGCTGACCGTCGAGCACGGCTTCGACCACGTCACGGTGGAGGCCGTCGCGGACGCGGCCGGGATCTCCCGCAGAACGTTCTCCAACTACTTCACCGGCAAGGAGGACGCCGTCCTGTACGGCGAGGAGCGGCAGATAGGAGAGCTCGTCCGCACGGTGCGCGAACGTCCTGCCGAGGAAGGCGCCTGGACGGCCTTGCGGGCAGCGGTCGCCCAGTTCGCCGAACGCCTCGCACCCCCGAAACGCGAATGGGCCGTCCGCACCCGCCTGGCCATGCGCCACCCCTCCCTGCTCGCCCGCCAGCTCGCCAACCACGCAGCGCTGGAGCGCGACTTGGCCGAGGCCGTGGCCACCCGCCAGGACCACTCGACGAACCCCGCCCGCCCCCTGATCCTCGCGGCGGCGTTCCTCGCCTCGCTGCGGATCGCGATGCGGATGTGGATCGAGGAGGACCTGGCCCGGGAGCCGGCCGAGGTGATCGACGAGATCATGGACGAGATGGGGCGGAGCTTCGGCTGAACCCCTGACACGAACGCCTGAACCGGATGCGCCCTCTGCGTTCAGGCCGGTGTGGGGCGCGCCCAGGTGTCGTCGAGGTCCCGTTCAGGTGCTGTCCAGGTGCCATCCAGGTCCTGCCCAGGTGCTGTTCAGCGTTCCTGTTCGTCGATCAGCGGGCAGTGGGTCCCCGTGTAGATCGTGGGCATGCAGCGGTTGCAGTGGATGCACGCCGAGCGGGTGGCGCTGTCGCGTCCGATGCGGTGCAGCAGGTCGGGTTCGCGGAGCAGGGCGCGGGCCATGGCGACGAAGTCGAAGCCCTCCGCCATCGCGCGGTCCATGCCCTGCCGGTCGGTGACCCCGCCGAGCAGGATCAGCG
It contains:
- a CDS encoding pyridoxamine 5'-phosphate oxidase family protein yields the protein MSEAKAGTEPDTGPTAELDARYSSSDAEVRPWADAAKILTEAELYWLTTVRPDGRPHVTPLIGVWWQGALHFSTGADERKARNLAANTEVVLTTGTNTWAEGFDVVVEGRAERVTDASLLTGLAEAWEAKYGEFWHFDVQDGMFVGAQGNRAQVFAVSPRTVFGFGKGDPFSQTRWRIA
- a CDS encoding putative protein N(5)-glutamine methyltransferase, which gives rise to MPVPLSPSALSSLVTTLRTAGCVFAEDEAELITATAADPAALAAMVERRVAGLPLEHVLGWAEFSGLRIAVDAGVFVPRRRTEFLVRQAVEVAPSPAVVVDLCCGTGALGAALAAALEGVELHASDVEPAAVRCARRNLGELGRVYEGDLFAPLPDSLRGRVDVLLANVPYVPTGDVALLPAEARVHEPLVALDGGGDGLDVMRRVAAEAPHWLAPGGSLLVETSERQAARAVETVGGSGLTPRVVFSDELYATVVIGTLPAP
- a CDS encoding MDR family MFS transporter — translated: MDHRHILRALSGLLIVLFVAMTSSTVVSVALPQIIGSLNGTQSQYTWVVTAMLLSSTASTPIWGKLADLFSKKLLLQISIGIFVVSSIACGFAQSTEQLIAFRALQGIGMGALQVLVQVIIAAMISPKERGRYNGYLGGVMAVATVGGPLLGGFITDTSWLGWRWCFFIAVPFTLLAFVMLTRTLHLTEIRRPETKVDYLGASLIAAGVSMLLLWVTFVGNDFDWLSWQTAAMVGASVVILGVAVAVEARVKEPVVPLHVVRRRDPALAIVASLAVGMAMFGGAVFLGQYFQIGRGYSPTEAGLLTIPLMFGVLLSSTVAGRLVSKTGKVKPYIIAGVVVLTFGFLGLSTIDHETPLVLVSAGMLAVGVGVGMSMQNLVLVLQNTVPLSELGSASGAITFFRSLGGTIGVSVLGAVLANQVATKITAGLAKIGVDPAASSSGGSTLNVAAMPPEIREVVRAAYGDATGHIFLISAAISVVGVIAALFLTPTKLRDSVDL
- a CDS encoding TetR family transcriptional regulator; translated protein: MERSMGLRERKKEATRQAVHEAALRLTVEHGFDHVTVEAVADAAGISRRTFSNYFTGKEDAVLYGEERQIGELVRTVRERPAEEGAWTALRAAVAQFAERLAPPKREWAVRTRLAMRHPSLLARQLANHAALERDLAEAVATRQDHSTNPARPLILAAAFLASLRIAMRMWIEEDLAREPAEVIDEIMDEMGRSFG